gcacTGCACGGAGGAGAAGCACAGTCTCCTGGGAGAGGAGGAGCACGGAGGTTCCATTACAAACCAGAGGCGGGCGGTCTGGGACACTGGGGTCTTGGATCTGAGGGAGTGGAGCCCCCAGCCTGGGCCGGGACGGGCGCGGGCACTTCTGGACCCCACTGCCGGCAGCAGGCCCCTCGGGGCTCCCACGCCCAGCCCCCGCCTGCTGCTCTTTGGAAGCTGGAGGCGGCATCCCCCGGCCACCCTACCCCCGACCAGGCCAGGCAGTGCCCCCCTCTAGGGCTGCGGGGCAAGGGAGGGCCCAGCTCTGGAGAAGATGCGACACCCACGGCTTTAATTGCACTTATACCAAGGAGTGGGGAGCGGTGGGGTTGCTGGGGGAGGGGTCCCGGGGCTGCTGCTGACAGTGGGGGTCCCCAGGTGACGCCCACCTGTGCCCACCTGGGGCTCAGGGTTGGGCCCAGGACAGACTGTGCAAAGCCAGCGAGCTGAATAAGTTAACGGTTCCACAGGGGAGGggggcctgcctgcctgccccctgggatgggagagggagatgctgAGGCCTTGGAGGCCAAGGAGCCAAGCTGGCTGtcccacggggcacctgggcacGGAGGCGGGTTCCTTAAGGCACGTCTTTTGTGTCAGTTTGCAGCTGCGGCTCCGCCCCGGCCCTGTGATTGGTGCCGGCCCCACTGGGGGCGGGGACCCCCTAGCCTTCCCTGTCTTGGAGGCCCCCATCCCGGCCCTGGCCGAGGCTGGAACGGTGACAGCGAAGCCACAGAAGCTGTGAGGGACCCTGGCGTGGatgggcggcgggggcgggcggggtggggggaggccgcGGGCTTAGCTGGAGGGCAGCGCCTGCACGAAGAGGCCCCGTGTGTCTGTCCTTGCCAACTTGGCCGGCGGCTCCAGGGCGTCCGGGCCCAGCGCGGGTGACTCTCCGCCGGCCGCCAGTGAGATGTCCTGTGGCAGCTCATCCtcgctctcctcctcctcttcctcctcctcgtctGGGGCACACAGAGCAGGCCCGGCTCAGCGTGTGGCGGCCGCACCCCCAGAGCACCGTGGGCACCTCCTCCGCCCCAATCCCCCTGGGTCGCCGCCCCTTGGACTCAGGCCCTGGGTAGGGACGCGCCCCGCCTACCTTTGTCCGGGTCAAGGGGGTTCAGCGAGGTGGTCAGGTTGGCGAACTGCAAGGAGGCAAGACAAGGGGTGAGGGTCCCGCCGGAGGGGGGGGGGCCTGCCCGCGCCCTGGGCGCCCCGCCGCGCGCACCTCGCCCATGACGGCGATGGGGGTCTCGCCCTTGGCCTGGGCCACGCGGTGCTCGATCAGGTAGTACATGTACTCGTCGTAGAGCAGCCGGATGAGGTGGAAGGACCCAAAGCTGGCAGCGCTGCGCAGGGTCAGGTCCCGGATCACCATGGAGCTGTAGGCGGCGGCGGGAGAGGAGACCGTCAGGCCCGGCCCCGCCTCTCGCCCCCGTATAGTACCGCAAAGACCCCAAGCGCCGGCAAGCCCCGCGACCCGAGCCCGGCCTCGCGCTGGCTCCCCAAGGGCTTCCGTCAGTGACAGCAAACGGTCATCACCCAGCCCGCCGCCAACAGGGCCTCCGCCTTCGTAAAAGGGCACCTGAGCCCCAGggaaggcgggggcggggaggggggcgaggTCTTCTCCCTTCCCAAATTCCCCGAGGAGGCGGGGCCTCCTGTGATCCCATTCTGGCCCGCCCCCGGAGGGGAGGAGCCGTCCCTAAGCCCCCGCCCTCAGATCAGGGTCCTCCCACCCCGCCTCTTCCCGCCCGGATCGCGCAGGGCCTGAGCGCACCTGTAGAAGGACCACTTAAGGAGGAAGAGCTTGGCGGCCTTGGGGAAGCCGGCGCTGCCCTGGTAGGGCTTAAGCACCTGGCTCACGACGCCGTCCAGCCAGGCCGCCCACTGCTCCAGTGAGTTCTGCTGCTGCAGGGTCACCTTGAAGTCCTGCTCCAGACGCTGCACCACGCGGTCCTCGCAGCGGCATACCCACGAGGCCTGCTCCTGCAATAATACAGCGGGCACGTGCCCGCGGCTCAGCCACCGCCCCGGGGCCGCCCCGCGCTCACCGGCTCCGCCGCGCGCTCACCTGCACGTTGGCGAAGTCCACGCGGTTGAGGTCGCTCAGCATCTGGTTGATCTGCGCGGTGTTCTGCAGCACTGCCCGCGCCGCCTGCGCCAAGTGGTTGAGCGACGTGTAGCGTCGCAGCGTCTGCGCGAAGGCACCGGCCGCCGCCAcctgcggggcggggggagggggggaggcttGTGGCTTGTGTGGAACCCACCTCCACCCCCGCCATCCCCTGCCCCACACACTGCaacttctctgatcctttctttctcctaaaaGGGAGGGATGTATCTTGTCATTTTTGTTGGGCAATCAAGGGGTTTGGGATTTTCAAACTTTGGGTGGACACCCAAAGtatgggaccaaaaaaaaaaaaaaaaaatcaatgcaatgTGTCTGaccagattatttttcttttaaattttatttgagcgagagagaaaaactgtgcacacgagcaggggagagaggggagagggacagagggagggagggggagagagagagagagagagagagagagaattccaagcaggtgccacactcagcccacagccagacacagggctcaatcccacaaccctgggatcatgacctgagccaaaatcaagagtcagaagctcaaccgactgagccacccaggtgccccgtgttattattatttttaattaaaggacaCAATACAAACTCTGAGGGCACTGCCTAGAAAGGCCATTGCTTGGATTGTTATTCCTTTGAGTGTCAGGGAGGGTGGGGTTTTGTTCATCTCCGTCATTGCTGTGCTCCCAGCATTGAGAACCatgctggcacacagcaggtgctcaataaatgcatgCTGAATAAACGAATGAATACATGAGTTTTGCCAGTTCTGAAGGGCTTCCCCCTGGATCCAGCTTCTACTCtttccacccctcaccccccccccccccccgggtgcaGTGCACTCAGGGGTGATGCTTCAGATGTCTGGTTCTGTACGGCTGTCTTGTTACCATTTTAAGGACAACAAAACaacccttttcttccttttacgtTTTTTGGTCAAGAGCAAGCACGTCGCATCTAATCCCTCACATGTAAGCAGTGAATGTGCAGCATTGATGCAGAGGGCCATTATTCTGTTACCTTATAGAtggtgctccccccccccccaacattgaAACCGTCTGAAGAGAACTACTTCAAGCtgcatttggtttttatttttttaagatgtcgGATCGTGTACAAAAATACCACCAAGGGGTTGTGTTTCAGAAGTGGGCACCTGAGGAAGCCGGTTTGTAAAGACAACACCCAAAGCTCACTCTGAGGGAACAGGAACTGCCTCTCTAACAGGCAGGGGAGACAAGGCCCCCAGCCCACAGTTCCATGgccaggagggaggagctgggctGTGCACCCAGGCTGGCCGCTCGGCCCGCCCTCACCTTCACACGCAGCATCTCCTCTGGGATGTTCACCATGGCGTGGGTGAGCCAGCTCTCCAGGCTCTTGGCAAAGTTCCGGATCGCTTGGGTCAAGGCACCTGTGGGTGGCAGCGGGGGCGTATCAGGAccgcaggggggaggggagaggcgggagggcggggggggggaggctgcgGCAGCGGCGCACTCACTGGGGATGGGCCGCAGCACGTCAGGGATGAGGATCTCCACCAGGCCCTGGTACAGCACGTTGTCACAGTGCTTGGTCCACTGCAGCACTGGCTCAAACTTGGAGAGGAGCACCAGGCTGGCCTTGGGCAGCCGCTTCTCAGCCTCGTCGTGCCTGTGGACACCCACCCCGCCCCTGAGGTCAGGCTGACACGGGTCCCGATGCCCCCGGGGTCACACGGGCACAGGCACCCACCCGCTGCGGGGAGGAGACGGCCCAGCGAGGCGCGCTATACCCCCGCGCCGTCAGACCGACACACAGGCACGCTCCGGGGTGGGGGTCACAAGGCCACGTACACCCCCTAGACTGCAGGGGTTCGGGCAGATGCCCCCCTTCTATGTGATGGCCGAGGTCTGGCTGCCCCGGCCCCGGGTGCTGCTGACTCACACAGTgccccacttccttccctcctccccactcccactgaGGGACTCACACGGCCAGCGGAGGCGCCTCGTTGGGCTGGCTGAGGTTGTACCTCCAGAAGGTTTTCCACAGCGTCTCCACCAGGGTGAACTGCAGGTTCACCATGACGTCGACAATGGCCTGTTGGGGAGGCTGGATGCTCagggacggggcgggggtggggcagcatggccttccctcacccctgcccacccagccGGCTGCCCTACCTCACAGTGTTCCCGGTACAGGACCTGGAAGGCCTTGATGTCCCCAGGCCCGACGCCCTCGGGGAGCACTTTGCCCTGGAGGTCAAGCTCCGAGAAGTCAGGGAGACTCCTCGAGGCATCTGGAGGCGGGAGGAGACACCATGAGGCCTTTATCCTCTACCTgcgtgcaccccccccccccaggcctctTCCCGGGGATCGTATCAGGTTGTCatcaccctcctccccagcagggcccccaccccccccctgcCGCCCCGCAGGCAGTGGGGGACGGTGAGGCTCTGCGGCGGGGGGACAAGGGAACCATGTACATGCTCCCGGAGGCCTCGGACCTGCCCCAGAGCCCGCCCTGCGGGCCAGGACACTCTCACCCAGAAACTGCTGATACTGCTGCACCTGCGCGCTGATGTCCGACAGCCCCGCGGCCTGCTGCGGCCCCACAGCCACGCCGTTCGTCATGCCCTCCATCTTCTGGAGGGGCTTGAGCCTGCAGAGGGGGCGGTTGGGGCCCTGAGACAGGCCGGCaagccctgccccccgcccccgcccgcgcgGGGCCGCCCCTTCCCGCTACCTCTGCTTCTGTGAGAAGGGCTGGCCCCGCATGGCCATGTGCTGCTGGTCCTCCATCAGTCGCAGCAGGGGCGAGCTGGCCTTGATCCGCAGGCCGTAGTAGTGGTATTTGGAGTTGCCCctggggggggaggcagagggtgagagcCAGGCtgcgcccggggtgggggggggtggggggctccggTTGTTCGCCGGGCCCTTCCCGtcccccctgcctcctctctgcttgGGGGACGAACAGCCCGGGTGCGAGACCCGTGTTCCACAGAGCCGAGCGGGCGCCACgctggggaaggacaggggcTGTGGGTGCCAGGCGAGGTCCCCACGTGCCAACGGCCTTCTGGGAAGGCGGGGCCGGCATCGGAGGGCACGCCTGGGCCCCTGACGCTGGCACGGGCCGGGAGCTCAGCACGGACTGGTAGACTAGTAGTTACAAGGACACCGCGGGCCCTGGCCTGAGCGCTCCGCACGCACAAAGGCCCGTGTTCCTCAGCCCTCTCCCCTGAAGGGTGCTCCTGGCACCCTCCACAGACAGGTGAAGAAGAAACCGCGGCACAGAGAGACGGTCAGGCACGTGCAAGCGAATGAGGCAACGCCTAAGCTGGGAACTGGACCGGAGAGATGAGCAGGGCTCACCCCAGGGAGGTGTGGGCGTTGcaaaggagaagaagggaagagtGGGTTCGTGGGATGGCTCCTTGTTCCTCCCTACATGAATTCACTCGAAGGCCCTGATTTAAGCACCAACCGTGTGCAGCTCCTGCATTTTAGCATTGGAAGCCagatcagaaacaagagaagGGAGTAACCCAGAGTCATGTTGGATGGTGCTCCTCCGTAAGGAGAAAaagcaagcggggaagggggcggtctggggagtcagggaggtgggaggtgggaaggcTGCAGTTTTAGTTAACGGGGCCAGGCGGCGTTTGAGGAAGAATACGGGGGAAGAGTGCGTGAAGGAGAAGGCATagctggtgcaaaggccctggggtggggatgTGTGGGTGTGACAGGAAGGGGCCGGTGAGCGAGGGTGTGACAGGGGTAGCCGAGGCCCTGGAGAACTTGGAAGATGGGGCGGGCTTTGCGGCTGTCGGGGGTGGATGGCCCACCTGGTGCCCAGCCGTCGGGTGCGCAGGCCCATGAACACGGAGCGGATGAGCTTGCCGAAGGAGGCGGCGTTGACGGGCTCCAGCTTCTGCTCCTGGCAGTGCAGCAGGTAGTGGCAGTAGAGGGTGCTCCGTGGCAGGCTCACACCCTCGGCCGTCTCATAGTTGTCTAGGAGCCACTGAACCTGGGGCCGGACCAGGGACCGAAGAGCATGAGGAATTGCTTTAGTTTCTGGAATACT
This sequence is a window from Prionailurus bengalensis isolate Pbe53 chromosome A2, Fcat_Pben_1.1_paternal_pri, whole genome shotgun sequence. Protein-coding genes within it:
- the RFX1 gene encoding MHC class II regulatory factor RFX1 isoform X7, which encodes MATPAYVTELQAAPQPSQPPQAQPQPPPPPAAAPQPPQPPAAAATPQPQYVTELQSPQPQAQPPGSQKQYVTELPATPTPSQPAGAPTPTPASQQYIVVTVSEGAMRASETVSEASPGSTASQTGVPTQVVQQVQGTQQRLLVQTSVQAKPGHVSPLQLTNISVPQQALPTQRLVVQSTAPGGKGGQVSLTVHGTQQVHSPPERSPGQANSSSSKTAGAPAGAVPQQLQRSVVQATPQAPKAGPVQQLTVQGLQPVHVAQEVQQLQQVPVPHVYSSQVQYVEGGDASYTASAIRSSTYPYPETPLYTQTAGASYYEAAGTAAQVSTPATSQAVASSGSVPMYVSGSQVVTSSASSAGGASGGAGGTGGTGGGGGGGGGGGGGGGGGGSGGGGSGAGTYVIQGGYMLGSASQSYSHTTRASPATVQWLLDNYETAEGVSLPRSTLYCHYLLHCQEQKLEPVNAASFGKLIRSVFMGLRTRRLGTRGNSKYHYYGLRIKASSPLLRLMEDQQHMAMRGQPFSQKQRLKPLQKMEGMTNGVAVGPQQAAGLSDISAQVQQYQQFLDASRSLPDFSELDLQGKVLPEGVGPGDIKAFQVLYREHCEAIVDVMVNLQFTLVETLWKTFWRYNLSQPNEAPPLAVHDEAEKRLPKASLVLLSKFEPVLQWTKHCDNVLYQGLVEILIPDVLRPIPSALTQAIRNFAKSLESWLTHAMVNIPEEMLRVKVAAAGAFAQTLRRYTSLNHLAQAARAVLQNTAQINQMLSDLNRVDFANVQEQASWVCRCEDRVVQRLEQDFKVTLQQQNSLEQWAAWLDGVVSQVLKPYQGSAGFPKAAKLFLLKWSFYSSMVIRDLTLRSAASFGSFHLIRLLYDEYMYYLIEHRVAQAKGETPIAVMGEFANLTTSLNPLDPDKDEEEEEEEESEDELPQDISLAAGGESPALGPDALEPPAKLARTDTRGLFVQALPSS
- the RFX1 gene encoding MHC class II regulatory factor RFX1 isoform X4 gives rise to the protein MATPAYVTELQAAPQPSQPPQAQPQPPPPPAAAPQPPQPPAAAATPQPQYVTELQSPQPQAQPPGSQKQYVTELPATPTPSQPAGAPTPTPASQQYIVVTVSEGAMRASETVSEASPGSTASQTGVPTQVVQQVQGTQQRLLVQTSVQAKPGHVSPLQLTNISVPQQALPTQRLVVQSTAPGGKGGQVSLTVHGTQQVHSPPERSVVQATPQAPKAGPVQQLTVQGLQPVHVAQESSGSQFPARKAEQQEPWPTPPPEPPPRPPTPGPRPSALAPEPPPLPPACRGEVRQLGSPQPPPPHYEPGAEQWVELVGVMPPHLLLPQQKVVFEPLPGLPARASPDQRVRIQRVPQVLVFGTAATALKVQQLQQVPVPHVYSSQVQYVEGGDASYTASAIRSSTYPYPETPLYTQTAGASYYEAAGTAAQVSTPATSQAVASSGSVPMYVSGSQVVTSSASSAGGASGGAGGTGGTGGGGGGGGGGGGGGGGGGSGGGGSGAGTYVIQGGYMLGSASQSYSHTTRASPATVQWLLDNYETAEGVSLPRSTLYCHYLLHCQEQKLEPVNAASFGKLIRSVFMGLRTRRLGTRGNSKYHYYGLRIKASSPLLRLMEDQQHMAMRGQPFSQKQRLKPLQKMEGMTNGVAVGPQQAAGLSDISAQVQQYQQFLDASRSLPDFSELDLQGKVLPEGVGPGDIKAFQVLYREHCEAIVDVMVNLQFTLVETLWKTFWRYNLSQPNEAPPLAVHDEAEKRLPKASLVLLSKFEPVLQWTKHCDNVLYQGLVEILIPDVLRPIPSALTQAIRNFAKSLESWLTHAMVNIPEEMLRVKVAAAGAFAQTLRRYTSLNHLAQAARAVLQNTAQINQMLSDLNRVDFANVQEQASWVCRCEDRVVQRLEQDFKVTLQQQNSLEQWAAWLDGVVSQVLKPYQGSAGFPKAAKLFLLKWSFYSSMVIRDLTLRSAASFGSFHLIRLLYDEYMYYLIEHRVAQAKGETPIAVMGEFANLTTSLNPLDPDKDEEEEEEEESEDELPQDISLAAGGESPALGPDALEPPAKLARTDTRGLFVQALPSS
- the RFX1 gene encoding MHC class II regulatory factor RFX1 isoform X6 — encoded protein: MATPAYVTELQAAPQPSQPPQAQPQPPPPPAAAPQPPQPPAAAATPQPQYVTELQSPQPQAQPPGSQKQYVTELPATPTPSQPAGAPTPTPASQQYIVVTVSEGAMRASETVSEASPGSTASQTGVPTQVVQQVQGTQQRLLVQTSVQAKPGHVSPLQLTNISVPQQALPTQRLVVQSTAPGGKGGQVSLTVHGTQQVHSPPERSPGQANSSSSKTAGAPAGAVPQQLQVCGVQQSVPVTQERSVVQATPQAPKAGPVQQLTVQGLQPVHVAQEVQQLQQVPVPHVYSSQVQYVEGGDASYTASAIRSSTYPYPETPLYTQTAGASYYEAAGTAAQVSTPATSQAVASSGSVPMYVSGSQVVTSSASSAGGASGGAGGTGGTGGGGGGGGGGGGGGGGGGSGGGGSGAGTYVIQGGYMLGSASQSYSHTTRASPATVQWLLDNYETAEGVSLPRSTLYCHYLLHCQEQKLEPVNAASFGKLIRSVFMGLRTRRLGTRGNSKYHYYGLRIKASSPLLRLMEDQQHMAMRGQPFSQKQRLKPLQKMEGMTNGVAVGPQQAAGLSDISAQVQQYQQFLDASRSLPDFSELDLQGKVLPEGVGPGDIKAFQVLYREHCEAIVDVMVNLQFTLVETLWKTFWRYNLSQPNEAPPLAVHDEAEKRLPKASLVLLSKFEPVLQWTKHCDNVLYQGLVEILIPDVLRPIPSALTQAIRNFAKSLESWLTHAMVNIPEEMLRVKVAAAGAFAQTLRRYTSLNHLAQAARAVLQNTAQINQMLSDLNRVDFANVQEQASWVCRCEDRVVQRLEQDFKVTLQQQNSLEQWAAWLDGVVSQVLKPYQGSAGFPKAAKLFLLKWSFYSSMVIRDLTLRSAASFGSFHLIRLLYDEYMYYLIEHRVAQAKGETPIAVMGEFANLTTSLNPLDPDKDEEEEEEEESEDELPQDISLAAGGESPALGPDALEPPAKLARTDTRGLFVQALPSS
- the RFX1 gene encoding MHC class II regulatory factor RFX1 isoform X5 yields the protein MRASETVSEASPGSTASQTGVPTQVVQQVQGTQQRLLVQTSVQAKPGHVSPLQLTNISVPQQALPTQRLVVQSTAPGGKGGQVSLTVHGTQQVHSPPERSPGQANSSSSKTAGAPAGAVPQQLQVCGVQQSVPVTQERSVVQATPQAPKAGPVQQLTVQGLQPVHVAQESSGSQFPARKAEQQEPWPTPPPEPPPRPPTPGPRPSALAPEPPPLPPACRGEVRQLGSPQPPPPHYEPGAEQWVELVGVMPPHLLLPQQKVVFEPLPGLPARASPDQRVRIQRVPQVLVFGTAATALKVQQLQQVPVPHVYSSQVQYVEGGDASYTASAIRSSTYPYPETPLYTQTAGASYYEAAGTAAQVSTPATSQAVASSGSVPMYVSGSQVVTSSASSAGGASGGAGGTGGTGGGGGGGGGGGGGGGGGGSGGGGSGAGTYVIQGGYMLGSASQSYSHTTRASPATVQWLLDNYETAEGVSLPRSTLYCHYLLHCQEQKLEPVNAASFGKLIRSVFMGLRTRRLGTRGNSKYHYYGLRIKASSPLLRLMEDQQHMAMRGQPFSQKQRLKPLQKMEGMTNGVAVGPQQAAGLSDISAQVQQYQQFLDASRSLPDFSELDLQGKVLPEGVGPGDIKAFQVLYREHCEAIVDVMVNLQFTLVETLWKTFWRYNLSQPNEAPPLAVHDEAEKRLPKASLVLLSKFEPVLQWTKHCDNVLYQGLVEILIPDVLRPIPSALTQAIRNFAKSLESWLTHAMVNIPEEMLRVKVAAAGAFAQTLRRYTSLNHLAQAARAVLQNTAQINQMLSDLNRVDFANVQEQASWVCRCEDRVVQRLEQDFKVTLQQQNSLEQWAAWLDGVVSQVLKPYQGSAGFPKAAKLFLLKWSFYSSMVIRDLTLRSAASFGSFHLIRLLYDEYMYYLIEHRVAQAKGETPIAVMGEFANLTTSLNPLDPDKDEEEEEEEESEDELPQDISLAAGGESPALGPDALEPPAKLARTDTRGLFVQALPSS
- the RFX1 gene encoding MHC class II regulatory factor RFX1 isoform X3 yields the protein MATPAYVTELQAAPQPSQPPQAQPQPPPPPAAAPQPPQPPAAAATPQPQYVTELQSPQPQAQPPGSQKQYVTELPATPTPSQPAGAPTPTPASQQYIVVTVSEGAMRASETVSEASPGSTASQTGVPTQVVQQVQGTQQALPTQRLVVQSTAPGGKGGQVSLTVHGTQQVHSPPERSPGQANSSSSKTAGAPAGAVPQQLQVCGVQQSVPVTQERSVVQATPQAPKAGPVQQLTVQGLQPVHVAQESSGSQFPARKAEQQEPWPTPPPEPPPRPPTPGPRPSALAPEPPPLPPACRGEVRQLGSPQPPPPHYEPGAEQWVELVGVMPPHLLLPQQKVVFEPLPGLPARASPDQRVRIQRVPQVLVFGTAATALKVQQLQQVPVPHVYSSQVQYVEGGDASYTASAIRSSTYPYPETPLYTQTAGASYYEAAGTAAQVSTPATSQAVASSGSVPMYVSGSQVVTSSASSAGGASGGAGGTGGTGGGGGGGGGGGGGGGGGGSGGGGSGAGTYVIQGGYMLGSASQSYSHTTRASPATVQWLLDNYETAEGVSLPRSTLYCHYLLHCQEQKLEPVNAASFGKLIRSVFMGLRTRRLGTRGNSKYHYYGLRIKASSPLLRLMEDQQHMAMRGQPFSQKQRLKPLQKMEGMTNGVAVGPQQAAGLSDISAQVQQYQQFLDASRSLPDFSELDLQGKVLPEGVGPGDIKAFQVLYREHCEAIVDVMVNLQFTLVETLWKTFWRYNLSQPNEAPPLAVHDEAEKRLPKASLVLLSKFEPVLQWTKHCDNVLYQGLVEILIPDVLRPIPSALTQAIRNFAKSLESWLTHAMVNIPEEMLRVKVAAAGAFAQTLRRYTSLNHLAQAARAVLQNTAQINQMLSDLNRVDFANVQEQASWVCRCEDRVVQRLEQDFKVTLQQQNSLEQWAAWLDGVVSQVLKPYQGSAGFPKAAKLFLLKWSFYSSMVIRDLTLRSAASFGSFHLIRLLYDEYMYYLIEHRVAQAKGETPIAVMGEFANLTTSLNPLDPDKDEEEEEEEESEDELPQDISLAAGGESPALGPDALEPPAKLARTDTRGLFVQALPSS
- the RFX1 gene encoding MHC class II regulatory factor RFX1 isoform X8, which gives rise to MATPAYVTELQAAPQPSQPPQAQPQPPPPPAAAPQPPQPPAAAATPQPQYVTELQSPQPQAQPPGSQKQYVTELPATPTPSQPAGAPTPTPASQQYIVVTVSEGAMRASETVSEASPGSTASQTGVPTQVVQQVQGTQQRLLVQTSVQAKPGHVSPLQLTNISVPQQALPTQRLVVQSTAPGGKGGQVSLTVHGTQQVHSPPERSVVQATPQAPKAGPVQQLTVQGLQPVHVAQEVQQLQQVPVPHVYSSQVQYVEGGDASYTASAIRSSTYPYPETPLYTQTAGASYYEAAGTAAQVSTPATSQAVASSGSVPMYVSGSQVVTSSASSAGGASGGAGGTGGTGGGGGGGGGGGGGGGGGGSGGGGSGAGTYVIQGGYMLGSASQSYSHTTRASPATVQWLLDNYETAEGVSLPRSTLYCHYLLHCQEQKLEPVNAASFGKLIRSVFMGLRTRRLGTRGNSKYHYYGLRIKASSPLLRLMEDQQHMAMRGQPFSQKQRLKPLQKMEGMTNGVAVGPQQAAGLSDISAQVQQYQQFLDASRSLPDFSELDLQGKVLPEGVGPGDIKAFQVLYREHCEAIVDVMVNLQFTLVETLWKTFWRYNLSQPNEAPPLAVHDEAEKRLPKASLVLLSKFEPVLQWTKHCDNVLYQGLVEILIPDVLRPIPSALTQAIRNFAKSLESWLTHAMVNIPEEMLRVKVAAAGAFAQTLRRYTSLNHLAQAARAVLQNTAQINQMLSDLNRVDFANVQEQASWVCRCEDRVVQRLEQDFKVTLQQQNSLEQWAAWLDGVVSQVLKPYQGSAGFPKAAKLFLLKWSFYSSMVIRDLTLRSAASFGSFHLIRLLYDEYMYYLIEHRVAQAKGETPIAVMGEFANLTTSLNPLDPDKDEEEEEEEESEDELPQDISLAAGGESPALGPDALEPPAKLARTDTRGLFVQALPSS